A part of Acipenser ruthenus chromosome 12, fAciRut3.2 maternal haplotype, whole genome shotgun sequence genomic DNA contains:
- the uhmk1 gene encoding LOW QUALITY PROTEIN: serine/threonine-protein kinase Kist (The sequence of the model RefSeq protein was modified relative to this genomic sequence to represent the inferred CDS: inserted 3 bases in 2 codons; deleted 1 base in 1 codon; substituted 6 bases at 6 genomic stop codons) — LPTQCLLLAWLDVKVSELLLIQHCARDTLEALCLLHREAYVHTDRKVTKSRNILWXDNERFHLIDFGQSFKEGNQEIKHIHTEGCRASEAEIQNSMQNVPQLDLWSLGIILLEMFSGIQLKEAVXSXEXKLYXKTSSSAVIDRIAASKTVICSAIIVYHFRDLIKSGCLHNDPRQGTTAEKAXCNPFFSIPFASHIEDLIMLXTPVLMLLNVIDDSHLHNIIDIHNIRDGPLDDSFYFWILSDVVEDMKEECQKYRKVVSLLVPNXNPGKGQGY, encoded by the exons CTACCCACTCAGTGCCTACTGTTGGCATGGCTGGATGTTAAAGTCTCAGAGTTGCTGCTGATCCAACACTGCGCTCGAGATACCCTTGAGGCGCTTTGCTTGCTGCATCGAGAAGCCTACGTCCACACTGAC CGGAAAGTCACAAAGTCACGGAATATCCTGTG TGACAATGAGCGCTTTCACCTCATTGATTTTGGTCAAAGTTTCAAAGAGGGAAATCAGG AAATAAAGCACATTCATACAGAGGGATGTAGGGCATCTGAAGCAGAGATTCAAAATTCGATGCAGAACGTACCTCAGCTGGACCTGTGGAGTCTAGGAATCATTCTCCTGGAAATGTTCTCAGGAATACAGTTGAAAGAAGCAGTTTGATCTTAGGAATGAAAGCTTTATTAAAAA ACCAGTAGTTCAGCTGTTATTGATCGCATTGCTGCCAGTAAAACTGTGATTTGTTCTGCTATCATAGTTTATCACTTCAGGGACCTTATCAAAAG TGGGTGTCTTCACAATGATCCACGGCAGGGAACCACTGCAGAAAAAGCTTAGTGCAATCCATTCTTTAGTATTCCCTTTG CATCACATATTGAAGATTTGATCATGC ACACACCTGTGCTGATGCTACTCAATGTTATTGATGACAGTCATCTTCACAATATCATTGATATA CACAATATAAGAGATGGGCCACTGGATGACAGTTTCTATTTTTGGATCCTGTCGGATGTTGTTGAAGACATGAAAGAAGAGTGCCAGAAATACAGAAAAGTTGTTTCTCTGCTGGTCCCGAATTAAAATCCCGGCAAAGGCCAG GGTTACTGA